The following proteins come from a genomic window of Dermacentor albipictus isolate Rhodes 1998 colony chromosome 8, USDA_Dalb.pri_finalv2, whole genome shotgun sequence:
- the LOC139048628 gene encoding uncharacterized protein yields the protein MSLETGEPPKLYGVNFQPPAPFDFAGPPTWATWLGRYEDYAAVSGLTRASEDMQVRSLLYCMGPEARPLLETFSLDAQSLALYQAVATRFTEHFVHPANELYESSRFHRRVQLPDESVDTYYAELRRMVKRCNYPSAAVEERLVRDRFVVGLRDSRLSDQLCRNAKLTLQDAWTQARQSEDADREKALPQNRTEHSRELNLDAAKANKFPSRRRSAAKPRSPQSLAERSREPSTCEFCGHAPHRRSDCPARRSTCNF from the coding sequence ATGTCCCTCGAGACCGGCGAGCCGCCGAAACTGTACGGCGTCAACTTCCAGCCGCCGGCACCGTTCGACTTCGCGGGCCCGCCAACGTGGGCGACATGGCTCGGCCGCTACGAAGACTACGCGGCAGTTTCCGGACTGACGCGAGCGTCGGAAGACATGCAGGTACGCTCGCTGCTGTACTGCATGGGCCCGGAGGCCCGCCCGCTTCTCGAGACCTTTTCGCTCGACGCCCAGTCGCTCGCTTTATACCAAGCCGTTGCCACCCGCTTCACTGAGCACTTCGTGCACCCGGCAAACGAGCTTTACGAATCGTCACGGTTCCACAGACGTGTTCAGCTGCCCGACGAAAGCGTCGACACGTACTACGCAGAACTGCGCAGGATGGTTAAGCGCTGTAACTATCCGTCTGCTGCTGTCGAGGAAAGGCTCGTACGCGACCGGTTCGTCGTCGGCCTCCGCGACTCCCGTCTCTCGGACCAGCTGTGCCGGAACGCTAAGTTGACACTACAGGACGCCTGGACACAAGCCCGTCAATCCGAAGACGCCGACAGGGAAAAGGCGTTGCCCCAGAACCGCACCGAGCACTCCCGCGAGCTCAACCTCGACGCCGCAAAAGCTAACAAGTTCCCCTCTCGCCGCCGCTCCGCCGCTAAGCCTCGTTCGCCGCAGTCGCTAGCAGAGCGCTCACGCGAGCCGTCCACATGTGAATTCTGCGGCCACGCGCCCCATCGACGTTCAGACTGCCCGGCCCGTCGCTCCACCTGCAActtctga